A part of Novipirellula artificiosorum genomic DNA contains:
- a CDS encoding M16 family metallopeptidase encodes MLFRIQILFLSLLIVTAALADESTSRPQESPQTELEENMTVPEPVVEIEGISEYRLDNGVRVLLFPDESKEVVTVNMTVFVGSRHEGYGEAGMAHLLEHMLFKGTPTFPEVPKVLQDRGARFNGTTWLDRTNYYETLPASDENLRFALDLESDRLLNSFVRGEDLASEMTVVRNEFERGENSPLRVLMQRMQSAAYDWHNYGQSTIGNRSDIERVPVVKLRKFYRKYYRPDNVMVIVAGKFEPQHALQQIEETFGKLSNPDTPIDDTYTVEPPQDGERTVVLRRVGDVQFVGAAYHIPSGSHDDYAAMKALVYVLGDEPSGRLYKEMVEKEIASNVYTLAYGLTEPGLFMALAEIPKDNSIEQARQKLIDVIEESLRDNPITEQEVERARQQILKERELASADTDQIAVSLSDWAAQGDWRLYLLYRDRIESLTVEQVQQAAERYFVQNNRTVGLFIPSDEAQRIDIPESPDLITLFKDYQGREAVAAGEQFDPSPLAIEDRTTRGDFVGGMRYAALPKKTRGESVSLVLTLRFGTEQTLQGRIGAIELLGMLMSRGTDELDYQALQDELTRLRAELSVSSTVGLLQLQVKTKREFLPEVVELIGQILRKPRLDANELEVIKRQVVTSLQQNSNEPQAVSPRSVRKRLAPYAPDHVLYVQSIDEEIDMYKKVTVEEVRDLHEHFIGNQAGEIAVVGDFDIEELGKLGREQLEGWTADQPYVRVDRVPHPNVEGSMDVIETPDKSNAFFFSSQQYTMDDSEPEFAALTLGNFILGGGGLSSRLADRVRQQEGLSYGVRSSLSARAKDHRVDLTIYAITNPANREKLVRVIGEELDRLIDGGVTKEELEKAKEAYLQRNRVTRVDDAGLAAELLSTIFNDRTMEYYAQHEQQIQDATVDSVNEAIRKYIDPDQLVMAIAGDFASVKE; translated from the coding sequence ATGCTGTTCAGAATTCAGATCCTGTTCCTCTCGCTTTTGATCGTCACGGCGGCGCTGGCGGACGAATCGACCTCGCGACCACAGGAATCACCTCAAACGGAATTAGAAGAGAACATGACAGTACCCGAACCAGTGGTTGAGATCGAGGGGATTTCGGAATACCGCCTTGATAACGGTGTCCGTGTGTTGTTGTTTCCCGACGAAAGCAAGGAAGTCGTCACGGTGAACATGACCGTCTTTGTTGGCTCGCGACACGAAGGTTACGGCGAAGCCGGCATGGCCCACCTGCTGGAACACATGCTCTTCAAAGGCACGCCGACATTTCCCGAAGTGCCTAAAGTGTTGCAAGACCGTGGCGCTCGATTCAACGGAACGACCTGGCTCGATCGTACCAATTACTACGAAACCCTGCCGGCGAGCGATGAGAATCTTCGTTTTGCGTTGGATCTCGAATCGGATCGTTTGCTCAACAGTTTTGTTCGCGGCGAAGATCTGGCAAGCGAGATGACGGTCGTGCGAAACGAATTCGAACGCGGTGAAAATTCGCCGCTTCGTGTCTTAATGCAACGGATGCAATCGGCCGCTTACGATTGGCACAACTATGGACAATCTACGATCGGAAACCGCAGCGATATCGAACGAGTTCCCGTTGTTAAACTGCGTAAGTTCTATCGTAAATACTATCGTCCCGACAACGTCATGGTGATCGTGGCGGGGAAGTTTGAACCGCAACATGCACTACAACAAATCGAGGAAACGTTTGGCAAACTGTCGAATCCGGATACGCCAATCGATGACACCTACACTGTCGAGCCACCCCAGGACGGTGAACGGACGGTCGTGCTTCGCCGAGTCGGCGATGTCCAATTTGTCGGAGCGGCTTACCACATTCCCTCGGGAAGCCATGATGACTATGCGGCAATGAAAGCCCTCGTCTATGTCCTCGGTGACGAACCGAGCGGTCGGCTCTACAAAGAGATGGTCGAAAAAGAAATCGCCAGTAACGTCTACACCTTGGCTTACGGGCTCACCGAACCTGGCCTCTTCATGGCATTGGCGGAGATCCCAAAGGACAATTCGATCGAGCAAGCACGCCAGAAGTTGATCGACGTCATCGAAGAATCGCTCCGTGACAATCCGATCACGGAACAAGAAGTGGAACGGGCTCGGCAGCAGATTCTGAAGGAACGTGAACTGGCCTCAGCCGATACCGACCAAATCGCCGTGTCGCTTAGCGATTGGGCCGCTCAAGGCGATTGGCGGTTGTACTTGTTGTATCGCGACCGCATTGAATCGTTGACGGTGGAACAGGTTCAACAAGCAGCGGAGCGGTACTTTGTCCAAAACAATCGCACCGTTGGACTCTTTATTCCATCCGATGAAGCCCAGCGAATTGATATCCCCGAATCGCCTGATCTGATCACACTCTTCAAAGACTATCAGGGTCGAGAAGCCGTTGCAGCGGGCGAGCAATTTGATCCTTCACCGCTCGCGATTGAAGACCGCACGACACGCGGTGACTTTGTCGGCGGCATGCGATATGCCGCACTCCCAAAGAAAACGCGTGGTGAGAGCGTCTCGCTGGTCCTAACCCTCCGATTTGGAACCGAACAGACATTGCAAGGAAGGATCGGCGCAATCGAATTGCTCGGCATGCTGATGTCACGGGGAACCGATGAGTTGGACTATCAAGCGTTGCAAGATGAACTCACTCGACTGCGTGCGGAGCTTTCGGTTAGTAGCACCGTGGGACTGTTGCAATTGCAAGTCAAGACAAAACGCGAATTCTTGCCAGAAGTGGTTGAACTGATCGGTCAAATCCTTCGCAAACCGCGTCTCGATGCGAACGAATTGGAAGTCATCAAGCGACAGGTTGTTACCAGCTTGCAACAGAATTCGAATGAGCCTCAAGCTGTATCGCCGCGATCCGTGCGCAAGCGATTGGCGCCGTACGCACCCGACCACGTTTTGTATGTGCAATCGATCGACGAGGAAATTGACATGTACAAGAAGGTCACCGTTGAAGAAGTCCGCGACTTGCATGAACATTTCATCGGCAACCAAGCGGGCGAGATTGCGGTTGTGGGCGACTTCGACATCGAAGAACTCGGCAAGCTCGGTCGCGAACAACTTGAGGGTTGGACAGCCGACCAGCCCTATGTCCGCGTTGATCGCGTCCCACATCCCAACGTGGAAGGGTCCATGGATGTGATTGAGACACCGGATAAGTCCAACGCATTCTTTTTCAGTAGTCAGCAGTATACCATGGACGATTCCGAACCCGAATTCGCAGCATTGACGCTGGGGAATTTTATTCTTGGTGGTGGCGGACTGAGCAGCCGGTTGGCGGACCGCGTGCGTCAGCAAGAAGGGCTGTCCTACGGTGTCCGTAGCAGTTTATCAGCCAGAGCGAAGGACCATCGAGTCGATTTGACGATCTATGCGATCACCAATCCAGCGAATCGGGAGAAACTCGTTCGTGTCATTGGCGAGGAGCTCGATCGCTTGATTGACGGTGGTGTGACCAAAGAGGAGTTGGAAAAAGCGAAAGAGGCCTATTTGCAGCGAAATCGCGTTACACGAGTCGACGATGCCGGCCTCGCCGCAGAACTCTTGTCGACGATCTTCAATGATCGAACGATGGAGTACTATGCCCAGCACGAGCAGCAGATCCAAGACGCGACGGTCGATTCGGTCAATGAAGCGATTCGTAAATACATTGATCCCGATCAATTGGTGATGGCGATTGCAGGCGACTTTGCAAGCGTCAAGGAGTAG
- a CDS encoding Rieske (2Fe-2S) protein — MNPSEASRWIDVGSSNDLSESQAVEVVAEDQVIAIFRQRGQLYAIDGVCAHQGGPIATGEVHDGCVTCPWHGWQYELATGIQTINKKPLQRVFQVRERDGRIEIGIDDESYTP, encoded by the coding sequence ATGAATCCGTCCGAAGCATCGCGTTGGATCGACGTTGGAAGTTCCAACGATCTGTCGGAATCGCAGGCTGTAGAAGTGGTCGCTGAGGATCAGGTGATTGCCATTTTCCGCCAACGAGGCCAGCTCTATGCTATCGACGGTGTTTGCGCTCACCAAGGTGGTCCGATCGCAACAGGCGAGGTTCACGACGGCTGCGTCACATGTCCGTGGCACGGATGGCAATACGAATTAGCAACTGGAATTCAAACCATCAATAAGAAACCACTGCAGCGAGTTTTCCAGGTACGTGAGCGCGACGGACGCATTGAAATCGGCATCGACGACGAATCCTACACCCCATAA